From Synergistaceae bacterium, a single genomic window includes:
- a CDS encoding threonylcarbamoyl-AMP synthase: MISDMSERLRIIFEQTNAEQSAEIEKAAQIIRSGGLVAFPTETVYGLGANALDADAVKKIYEAKGRPSDNPLILHVCDIKMAESAVELNWRARFLMETFWPGPLSLVLNAKPIVPERTRGGLSTAAIRMPDNRIALELIRASRVPIAAPSANRSGRPSPTDAQAVRDDIGAAADMVLDGGPARVGLESTVLDVTGESPVLLRPGGISKKQIEDALGIIVMLPQDSNIIKRSPGTRYRHYAPKIPLILADCPAERFADDKKWAWMGISEPDGNPYTEVIFADADEYARELFRAFRTIEKSGAEVIIAEIPDETGIGLALKDRLLRAAGN; the protein is encoded by the coding sequence ATGATATCTGACATGTCCGAGAGGCTTAGAATAATATTTGAACAGACGAACGCAGAACAGAGCGCTGAGATAGAAAAAGCGGCGCAGATAATTCGCTCTGGCGGACTTGTCGCATTCCCGACAGAAACTGTATACGGGCTTGGAGCGAATGCGCTTGATGCCGATGCCGTAAAAAAAATATACGAAGCCAAGGGACGCCCCTCCGATAATCCGCTTATTCTCCACGTATGCGATATAAAGATGGCGGAGTCGGCAGTCGAACTCAACTGGCGCGCAAGATTCCTCATGGAGACATTCTGGCCGGGGCCGCTATCTCTCGTGCTTAACGCAAAGCCCATAGTCCCGGAGCGTACGAGGGGCGGTCTGTCAACGGCTGCAATACGGATGCCTGACAACCGGATAGCGCTTGAACTGATACGTGCTTCCCGTGTCCCCATAGCCGCTCCTAGTGCAAACAGAAGCGGCAGGCCAAGCCCCACTGACGCTCAGGCTGTAAGGGATGATATCGGAGCTGCCGCAGACATGGTGCTCGACGGTGGACCAGCCAGAGTCGGCCTTGAGTCCACAGTGCTTGATGTGACGGGGGAGAGCCCCGTGCTCCTGCGCCCCGGCGGAATATCGAAGAAACAGATAGAAGATGCGCTTGGCATAATTGTGATGTTGCCGCAGGATAGCAACATCATAAAACGCTCTCCGGGCACAAGATACCGCCACTATGCCCCTAAAATCCCTCTTATTTTGGCCGATTGCCCTGCCGAGAGATTTGCAGATGACAAAAAATGGGCATGGATGGGGATCTCGGAGCCAGACGGAAATCCATACACAGAAGTTATTTTTGCGGATGCTGACGAGTATGCCAGGGAACTTTTCCGTGCATTTCGTACAATTGAAAAAAGCGGAGCGGAAGTAATAATAGCTGAAATACCCGATGAAACCGGAATAGGTCTTGCTTTGAAGGACAGGCTCCTTCGCGCCGCCGGCAATTGA
- the tgt gene encoding tRNA guanosine(34) transglycosylase Tgt, giving the protein MFKYRLIAECHETGARAGEFTTPHGVIETPVFMPVGTQATVKAMMPHELEEMGAQIILSNTYHLYMRPGADIVEEAGGLHRFMQWHHPILTDSGGFQVFSLAELRKITDEGVEFHSHINGSKHFMRPEDSMDIQQKLGSDIAMAFDECVNWPTAEEYSYAAMERTIRWAERCKDFHSREDQALFGIVQGSTFETQRIECIHRLEEIGFPGYGIGGLSVGEPHDEMYRILDVLSPEMPKDKPRYLMGVGFPTNLLEGVARGIDMFDCVLPTRNGRNGGVITSFGKLNLKNQGYARDFTPIDPACGCYVCRNFTRAYIRHLYTAGEILAARLCSWHNLHFLVNLMKDARRAIIEGRFPVFRRNFLENFMEGIYLK; this is encoded by the coding sequence ATGTTTAAATACAGGCTTATAGCCGAATGTCACGAGACTGGGGCGCGTGCCGGAGAGTTTACTACACCGCACGGCGTAATAGAGACCCCTGTCTTCATGCCCGTAGGCACCCAGGCGACAGTTAAGGCAATGATGCCGCATGAACTTGAGGAGATGGGTGCTCAGATAATCCTGAGCAATACATACCACCTCTACATGCGTCCTGGGGCAGATATAGTTGAAGAGGCCGGAGGGCTGCACCGTTTTATGCAGTGGCACCATCCGATACTCACGGACAGCGGTGGATTCCAGGTGTTTTCCCTTGCCGAACTGCGCAAGATCACCGACGAAGGGGTCGAGTTCCACTCCCATATAAACGGCAGTAAGCATTTTATGCGTCCGGAAGACTCCATGGATATACAGCAGAAACTCGGAAGCGACATCGCCATGGCGTTTGACGAATGTGTCAACTGGCCGACGGCAGAAGAATATTCATACGCGGCTATGGAGCGAACGATACGCTGGGCGGAACGCTGCAAGGATTTTCATTCACGGGAGGATCAGGCGCTGTTCGGAATAGTTCAGGGCTCCACCTTCGAGACGCAGCGCATAGAATGTATTCATAGGCTGGAAGAGATCGGTTTTCCGGGATATGGAATAGGCGGGCTCTCCGTAGGAGAACCTCACGATGAAATGTACCGCATACTGGACGTCCTTTCTCCAGAGATGCCTAAGGACAAACCGCGCTACCTGATGGGAGTCGGATTTCCGACAAACCTTTTAGAAGGGGTGGCACGCGGGATAGACATGTTTGACTGCGTCCTTCCCACCAGGAACGGACGCAATGGTGGGGTCATCACCAGCTTTGGCAAACTGAATCTTAAAAATCAGGGTTATGCCCGCGACTTTACTCCGATAGACCCGGCGTGCGGTTGTTATGTATGCCGTAACTTCACCCGCGCCTACATCCGCCACCTCTACACGGCCGGTGAGATACTCGCGGCGCGCCTCTGCAGCTGGCATAACCTCCATTTTCTCGTCAACCTCATGAAAGATGCGCGCCGGGCGATAATAGAAGGGCGTTTCCCTGTATTTCGCCGTAATTTCCTCGAGAACTTTATGGAGGGCATATACCTTAAATGA
- a CDS encoding TatD family hydrolase: MFLVDTHCHLNNEYYPEGLAQVLRNALESDVKRLLFASADLQSSREAVDLAAWQTKDPEVWAIVGIHPHEALSAGAGIPDELEELALNRRVVAVGEIGLDYFYDHSPHEVQRKVFCDQIELAKKIKKPIVIHVRDSKGSADEDANGETIKILRETGADEIGGVIHCFSGNLQNAEDALKLGFYISFAGPVTYPKNTALRETAMQIPLDRILCETDSPYLAPQGFRGKTNEPCHVRQVYELIAMLKAISVEEFAEVVRKNGDRIFGWGNADV, encoded by the coding sequence ATGTTTCTAGTTGATACCCATTGCCACTTGAATAACGAATATTACCCGGAAGGTTTGGCGCAGGTCTTACGCAATGCACTTGAAAGCGATGTGAAGCGGCTGCTTTTCGCCTCTGCCGACCTTCAGTCAAGCCGCGAAGCTGTTGATCTCGCAGCGTGGCAGACTAAAGACCCTGAGGTATGGGCGATTGTCGGGATCCATCCCCATGAGGCCCTGTCGGCTGGGGCCGGTATCCCTGATGAACTAGAAGAACTTGCGCTGAACCGGCGGGTTGTCGCGGTTGGCGAAATAGGGCTTGATTATTTTTACGACCACTCTCCTCACGAAGTGCAGCGCAAGGTGTTCTGTGATCAGATAGAGCTTGCCAAGAAGATAAAAAAACCGATAGTGATACACGTCAGAGACTCAAAAGGATCTGCCGACGAAGATGCCAACGGCGAGACAATAAAAATACTTCGGGAAACGGGAGCCGATGAGATAGGAGGTGTGATCCACTGTTTTTCAGGCAATCTTCAGAACGCTGAAGACGCGCTGAAGCTGGGTTTTTACATCTCATTTGCCGGGCCTGTCACATATCCCAAAAATACCGCGCTTCGCGAGACGGCAATGCAGATACCGCTCGACAGGATACTCTGTGAGACGGATTCACCATACCTTGCGCCTCAGGGTTTCCGCGGAAAGACGAACGAACCGTGTCATGTGCGTCAGGTATATGAGCTGATAGCGATGCTTAAAGCTATTTCTGTTGAGGAATTTGCGGAGGTAGTGCGTAAAAACGGAGACAGAATATTTGGATGGGGAAATGCAGATGTTTAA
- a CDS encoding radical SAM protein produces the protein MAFNMKEYVEGLGAKIALSYLDSDPETNIPKIVRWVEKFDRNGIYSAAYPYIDKIANDPDDIWFKFIKSIYSDIDPKVRKTIFRNFLLNSAIAGFNRRTESEKKYNCNVPWAMLIDPTSACNLNCVGCWAAEYDHALNMDFTTLDSIVTQGKELGTYMYLFSGGEPLMRKTDIIRLCEKHDDCTFLAFTNATLIDDDFADEMLRVKNFIPAISVEGFEEETDFRRGKGTYRAVEKAMDILKNRKLPFGISCCYTSKNIDSIGSEAFFDHMIEKGAKFAWLFTYMPIGVNAETDLMVTPEQREFMYHRIREFRKTKPIFTMDFWNDGEYVGGCIAGGRRYLHINANGDIEPCAFIHYSDSNIHEKTLLEAYQSPLFMQYRANQPFNDNMLRPCPLLDNHGRLTEIVEKSGAVSTDMLNRENVRDLSSKCEKSATAWAPVASKLWSDRTIKHIEQ, from the coding sequence ATGGCTTTTAACATGAAGGAATATGTGGAGGGTTTAGGTGCAAAAATTGCTCTTTCTTATCTGGACAGCGACCCTGAGACAAATATTCCAAAGATAGTGCGATGGGTCGAAAAATTTGACAGAAATGGGATTTATTCTGCAGCATATCCTTATATTGATAAGATAGCTAACGATCCTGACGATATATGGTTCAAATTTATAAAAAGTATATATAGTGATATTGATCCGAAGGTACGCAAGACCATTTTTCGCAACTTTCTGTTGAACTCTGCCATAGCAGGCTTCAACCGCAGGACCGAAAGCGAGAAAAAATATAACTGTAATGTGCCATGGGCTATGCTGATAGACCCGACAAGCGCCTGTAATCTTAATTGTGTCGGTTGCTGGGCTGCGGAATATGACCATGCTCTTAACATGGATTTTACGACACTTGACAGCATAGTAACCCAGGGCAAAGAACTGGGCACTTATATGTACCTGTTCAGCGGCGGTGAACCGCTTATGCGCAAAACAGACATAATACGCCTGTGTGAAAAGCATGATGACTGTACGTTTTTGGCATTTACAAACGCAACCCTTATTGATGATGATTTTGCCGACGAGATGTTGCGCGTTAAAAATTTTATTCCTGCAATCAGTGTAGAGGGATTTGAAGAGGAAACTGATTTCCGCCGGGGCAAAGGAACATACAGGGCAGTTGAAAAGGCCATGGATATACTTAAAAATAGAAAGCTGCCCTTCGGCATATCATGCTGTTACACAAGTAAGAATATAGATTCCATAGGCAGTGAGGCATTCTTTGACCATATGATAGAAAAGGGAGCAAAGTTTGCATGGCTCTTCACTTATATGCCTATAGGGGTGAATGCGGAGACGGATCTCATGGTAACACCGGAACAGCGTGAATTTATGTACCATCGTATCCGTGAATTCCGTAAGACCAAGCCTATTTTCACAATGGATTTCTGGAATGACGGAGAATATGTCGGCGGGTGTATTGCTGGCGGACGCAGATACCTGCACATAAATGCCAATGGAGATATTGAGCCTTGTGCGTTTATCCACTACTCGGACTCGAACATACACGAAAAGACACTGCTGGAGGCCTATCAGTCTCCTCTTTTCATGCAGTACAGAGCTAATCAGCCATTTAATGATAACATGCTGCGCCCATGCCCGTTGCTTGATAACCATGGCAGGCTGACAGAAATCGTCGAAAAATCAGGGGCTGTTTCAACGGATATGCTCAACCGGGAAAATGTGAGGGATCTATCTTCCAAATGTGAAAAAAGCGCAACCGCATGGGCGCCTGTAGCATCAAAACTCTGGTCTGACCGCACGATTAAACATATAGAACAATAA
- the metG gene encoding methionine--tRNA ligase, giving the protein MTNKKTFYITTPIYYVNDVPHIGHAYTTIAADTLARWHRSAGENTRFLTGTDEHGQKIQNVAEKRGITPKQLCDEVVQNFQRLWDVLNISNDDFIRTTDPRHEKVVQEIFRRLMANGDIYKGEYEGWYCVPCETYVPEAQMGEGQTCPDCHRPLTRMTEETYFFRLSKYTEPLLKFYEEHPDAIMPKSRYNEIVSFIRSGLRDQSVSRTTLKWGVPVPGDDKHVIYVWFDALINYLSALDYPEKGGLWEKYWPAARHLVGKDIIRFHCVIWPAMLLALGVNPPVRVFAHGWWTVEGDKMSKSVGNVVDPFEMADLYGVDAFRYFLLREVPFGHDGDFSELALVQRINSDLANDLGNLLSRSLQMIEKFRAGELPVSYTATDLDKEIEALANKTAAEMETYMERFAFDDSLKTLWNFISRANKYIDETEPWKLGREGEVERLDAVLRTLWESLRLTAVLAAPFIPETSARIWEQLGLTGDPLDGGRAVWGWGRLCGPVTVKKGPILFPRIDVDKWKADKEARDLEKRAKEDPSAFYKFDDHEPEVSIDDFSKLEFRVALVEKVEAVPKADKLYILSLDLGYEKRTIVSSIREFYKPEDLEGKKIIVLCNLKPAKFRGVLSNGMLLAAESPDTRKEALTLLTVMDDSIPIGSRIH; this is encoded by the coding sequence ATGACAAATAAAAAGACATTTTACATAACTACCCCGATCTATTATGTTAACGATGTCCCGCATATCGGCCATGCCTACACTACCATAGCGGCTGATACGCTGGCGCGTTGGCACAGATCCGCCGGTGAAAACACCCGTTTCCTGACCGGCACCGATGAGCATGGACAGAAGATCCAGAATGTGGCAGAGAAGAGAGGCATCACGCCAAAGCAACTATGCGACGAAGTGGTCCAGAACTTCCAGAGACTCTGGGACGTGCTCAATATATCAAATGACGATTTTATACGCACGACTGATCCGCGCCATGAGAAGGTGGTCCAGGAAATATTCAGACGTCTGATGGCCAACGGGGATATATACAAGGGCGAATATGAGGGCTGGTACTGCGTGCCATGCGAGACATACGTCCCCGAGGCGCAGATGGGAGAAGGACAGACCTGCCCCGACTGTCACAGGCCGCTGACAAGAATGACGGAGGAAACATACTTCTTCAGACTTTCGAAATATACCGAGCCGTTGCTCAAGTTTTATGAGGAGCATCCTGACGCTATCATGCCTAAGTCCCGCTATAACGAGATAGTCAGCTTTATCAGGAGCGGGCTCCGTGACCAGTCGGTCTCGCGGACAACGCTCAAGTGGGGCGTACCGGTGCCGGGTGACGACAAACATGTAATCTACGTCTGGTTCGATGCGCTCATAAACTACCTCTCCGCACTTGATTATCCTGAAAAGGGCGGACTTTGGGAGAAATACTGGCCTGCAGCACGCCATCTCGTAGGCAAGGACATAATAAGATTCCACTGTGTGATCTGGCCGGCGATGCTCTTGGCGCTCGGAGTCAACCCGCCTGTGAGGGTCTTTGCACATGGCTGGTGGACAGTGGAAGGCGATAAAATGTCAAAATCCGTGGGTAACGTAGTCGACCCGTTTGAGATGGCTGACCTCTACGGTGTCGATGCCTTTCGCTATTTCCTGCTCCGCGAGGTCCCGTTCGGACATGACGGTGATTTCTCAGAGCTAGCTCTTGTCCAGCGCATCAATTCCGACCTTGCCAATGACCTCGGCAACCTGCTGAGCCGGAGCCTTCAGATGATAGAGAAGTTTCGCGCAGGCGAGCTTCCTGTTAGTTATACTGCAACAGATCTTGACAAGGAGATAGAGGCGCTTGCAAACAAAACAGCCGCTGAAATGGAAACATATATGGAACGTTTTGCGTTTGACGATTCGCTAAAGACGCTCTGGAATTTTATAAGCAGGGCGAACAAGTACATAGACGAGACAGAACCATGGAAACTTGGCAGGGAGGGCGAAGTAGAAAGGCTTGATGCGGTGCTCAGGACCCTCTGGGAATCGCTTCGTCTGACAGCTGTCCTCGCCGCGCCTTTTATACCTGAGACATCCGCTCGTATATGGGAGCAGCTTGGGCTTACAGGTGACCCGCTTGACGGCGGACGCGCGGTATGGGGATGGGGCAGGCTCTGCGGGCCGGTAACTGTAAAGAAAGGTCCAATCCTCTTTCCTCGTATAGATGTGGATAAGTGGAAAGCCGATAAAGAGGCCCGTGACCTTGAAAAACGTGCCAAGGAGGATCCCTCTGCGTTTTATAAGTTTGACGACCATGAGCCGGAGGTATCTATAGATGATTTCAGTAAACTCGAGTTTCGGGTCGCGCTCGTTGAAAAGGTCGAAGCAGTGCCCAAAGCGGACAAACTCTACATACTGAGCCTCGACCTTGGCTATGAGAAGCGTACCATAGTTTCCAGCATTCGTGAATTTTATAAGCCGGAAGATTTGGAGGGCAAAAAGATAATTGTCCTCTGTAACCTGAAACCGGCAAAGTTCAGAGGAGTGCTGAGCAACGGGATGCTGCTTGCGGCCGAAAGCCCCGATACCAGAAAAGAAGCGCTCACTCTGCTCACTGTGATGGACGACTCCATCCCTATCGGAAGCAGGATACATTAA
- the smpB gene encoding SsrA-binding protein SmpB — protein sequence MPDDKTVAQNRKARHEYFILESFETGIMLSGTEIKSVREGQLNLKDGFARVENGELWLYNVHISPYEKGSYYNKEPMRPRKLLVHKSEIRKLLSKTREKGLTLVPLKIYIKQGRWAKCELAIAKGKQLHDKRDTAAAKDASREMERAIRRKVRGE from the coding sequence ATGCCGGATGATAAGACTGTTGCGCAGAATCGAAAAGCGCGGCACGAATATTTCATATTGGAATCATTCGAAACAGGCATAATGCTCTCCGGAACGGAAATAAAATCCGTCAGGGAAGGGCAGTTAAACCTGAAGGATGGATTTGCGAGAGTCGAAAACGGGGAACTGTGGCTTTACAACGTGCACATATCTCCGTATGAAAAGGGCAGCTACTACAACAAAGAACCGATGCGGCCGAGGAAGCTCCTCGTCCATAAATCGGAGATAAGAAAGCTCCTTTCAAAGACGCGTGAAAAAGGTCTCACCCTCGTTCCGCTGAAGATATACATCAAGCAGGGAAGATGGGCGAAGTGCGAACTGGCAATAGCCAAGGGCAAGCAGCTCCATGACAAACGAGATACTGCCGCAGCAAAGGACGCCAGCAGAGAAATGGAGCGGGCGATCCGCCGCAAAGTTCGCGGAGAATAA
- a CDS encoding FIST C-terminal domain-containing protein encodes MFKAKVGSSISASAKTAGMEAAAAAKSGLDSVKMAFVYGSCEYNIDQMMAGVKEVLPGVPALGNTSFTGIITPNGFVGSDDGFVGVMAFSDENMTVGVAAAERGSDPFATGRSVALEAMKNAGKTCAPNFFYMAASPAEEEFYLKGISSVIGRIPFFGGSAADNSIAGKWKLYADGKNFGDGVVTAFFYTDVKMTNLFTGAYRETDDFGVITKVRGNRTLVEIDGVPAMQKYAEWMGCDKSSLLGMDLLVAAIGAPLGVKDRLGDLTAIRHPMNGNEDGSMAIGNNLAEKTCVIRMEATVDELIDSTGSTLRSLIAKMDTKPAAFHLVHCGGRRAGIGDRIGEVAEQIKKAAGDVPFIVEFTFGEYGFESDNNNTCGGLMLSFTGFGK; translated from the coding sequence ATGTTCAAAGCAAAAGTCGGCTCAAGTATCTCAGCAAGTGCAAAGACGGCAGGAATGGAGGCGGCTGCCGCTGCAAAAAGCGGCCTTGATTCTGTAAAGATGGCTTTTGTCTATGGAAGCTGTGAGTATAATATCGACCAAATGATGGCTGGTGTTAAAGAGGTATTACCCGGAGTTCCTGCACTTGGCAACACATCATTTACCGGAATCATCACCCCCAACGGGTTTGTGGGTTCTGATGACGGTTTCGTTGGCGTGATGGCGTTTTCAGATGAAAATATGACAGTCGGAGTTGCTGCGGCAGAGCGTGGATCCGATCCATTTGCAACGGGCAGATCAGTTGCGCTTGAGGCTATGAAGAATGCGGGCAAGACATGCGCGCCAAACTTCTTCTATATGGCTGCGTCTCCGGCGGAAGAGGAATTCTATCTCAAAGGCATCAGTTCCGTAATAGGCAGAATTCCTTTTTTTGGCGGCAGCGCCGCTGATAATTCTATCGCCGGGAAATGGAAACTTTATGCAGACGGCAAGAATTTCGGAGATGGCGTTGTTACAGCCTTCTTTTATACGGATGTCAAGATGACGAACCTCTTTACAGGCGCTTATCGGGAAACAGATGACTTTGGCGTAATAACCAAGGTTCGCGGGAATCGCACGCTGGTGGAGATAGACGGGGTCCCCGCAATGCAGAAATACGCAGAATGGATGGGCTGCGATAAGAGTTCGCTTTTAGGTATGGATCTTCTGGTGGCTGCCATTGGCGCTCCGCTTGGGGTGAAGGACCGTCTGGGTGACCTTACAGCTATACGCCACCCGATGAATGGAAATGAAGACGGATCTATGGCTATCGGCAACAACCTGGCTGAGAAGACATGCGTCATCCGTATGGAAGCGACAGTCGACGAGTTGATTGATTCCACCGGAAGTACGCTCCGGTCTCTTATAGCGAAAATGGACACAAAACCGGCGGCGTTCCACCTTGTGCATTGCGGAGGACGCAGAGCTGGGATCGGTGACAGAATTGGAGAAGTTGCGGAGCAGATCAAAAAAGCAGCTGGTGATGTCCCGTTTATAGTTGAGTTCACTTTTGGGGAATATGGTTTTGAGAGTGACAACAATAACACCTGTGGCGGGCTGATGCTCTCTTTTACAGGATTTGGCAAATAG
- a CDS encoding methyltransferase, whose product MKDGREDLLRGLLKIRQPDEKNGLRVNLDTILLAHFTKPRSRERILEIGCAHGAISLILAKRGFSVEGFDIQPYLVELAAENAEYNGLQHRAKFYVSDLREYKRTWEAQTFDRIVVNPPYDELSKNRSPSDALAAAMHGTMCTLEDVIAASRYLLKNKGYLDMVIRANRVGELFSLLDKYCIPPKVMRSVHPKPGANATVILVEAMCAASHGLKIEPPIFVLGDDGKETRELLEAYRIEAKD is encoded by the coding sequence ATGAAGGACGGACGTGAAGACCTGCTCAGAGGACTTCTGAAGATAAGACAGCCGGATGAGAAGAACGGCTTAAGGGTGAACCTTGACACTATACTCCTTGCTCACTTTACAAAGCCGCGCAGCCGCGAAAGGATACTTGAAATAGGCTGCGCGCACGGCGCAATATCTCTGATACTTGCTAAAAGGGGATTCAGTGTAGAGGGGTTCGACATACAGCCGTATCTGGTGGAGCTTGCTGCCGAGAACGCAGAGTATAACGGGCTTCAGCACAGAGCAAAGTTTTACGTCAGTGATCTGCGCGAATATAAGAGGACATGGGAAGCGCAGACTTTCGACAGGATCGTGGTCAACCCGCCTTACGACGAACTTAGCAAAAACAGGAGCCCGTCGGATGCGCTCGCGGCGGCAATGCACGGGACCATGTGCACGCTTGAAGATGTCATCGCTGCCTCACGCTACCTTCTGAAGAATAAAGGATATTTGGATATGGTAATACGCGCGAACAGGGTCGGCGAATTATTCTCACTTCTGGACAAGTACTGTATCCCGCCCAAGGTGATGCGTTCCGTGCATCCAAAGCCCGGTGCCAATGCGACGGTCATCCTTGTGGAAGCGATGTGCGCCGCGAGCCATGGGCTTAAAATCGAACCTCCGATATTCGTTCTTGGGGATGACGGCAAAGAGACGCGGGAACTGCTTGAAGCATATAGAATAGAGGCGAAGGACTGA
- the rsmI gene encoding 16S rRNA (cytidine(1402)-2'-O)-methyltransferase — protein MPLIIIPTPIGNLEDITLRGLRVLREADVIACEDTRHTLKLLNHFDIKKPLISCHEHNEAERVDTLMRRIENGETVALVSDAGTPGLSDPGFIIIKAAIERGLPYDVLPGANALLPALLLSNMGMESFLFAGFLKGSKEEKKKRLEGLKNIEELLVFYMAPHHLIKELCMMGEVLGDRKAALVREISKIHQESIHGTLLSFKDTLPEDKIRGEFVCIVEGSKKEAEVQDDSAWMNEAEQMYKAGEQMKNVANLLTIKYRIPRNRIKRYIFEKCAEEGK, from the coding sequence ATGCCCCTTATAATAATACCCACACCGATCGGCAACCTCGAAGATATTACGCTGCGCGGCCTCAGGGTACTAAGGGAGGCAGATGTGATCGCGTGTGAGGATACCAGACATACGCTCAAGCTGCTGAATCATTTCGATATAAAGAAACCACTCATCTCGTGTCATGAACACAACGAGGCAGAACGGGTAGATACTCTTATGAGGCGCATAGAAAACGGCGAGACTGTTGCGCTGGTATCGGATGCAGGTACACCTGGGCTTTCAGACCCGGGTTTTATCATTATCAAAGCGGCGATCGAAAGAGGGCTTCCGTATGATGTTCTGCCAGGGGCTAACGCGCTGCTGCCTGCGCTGCTGCTGTCCAATATGGGGATGGAGTCTTTTTTGTTCGCCGGCTTTCTCAAAGGCAGTAAGGAAGAGAAAAAAAAGAGGCTGGAAGGGCTTAAAAACATAGAGGAATTACTGGTATTCTATATGGCTCCGCACCATCTTATAAAAGAGCTGTGTATGATGGGGGAAGTTCTGGGAGACAGAAAGGCTGCTCTGGTACGAGAGATAAGCAAAATACATCAGGAATCTATTCACGGGACGCTGCTTTCATTCAAAGATACTTTGCCTGAAGATAAAATCCGCGGTGAGTTTGTCTGTATTGTAGAAGGGAGCAAGAAAGAAGCAGAAGTTCAGGATGATTCCGCCTGGATGAATGAAGCGGAGCAAATGTACAAAGCCGGCGAACAGATGAAAAATGTTGCAAACTTGCTTACAATCAAGTATCGTATTCCACGAAACAGAATAAAACGGTACATTTTTGAGAAGTGTGCCGAGGAGGGTAAATAA